One genomic segment of Mytilus trossulus isolate FHL-02 chromosome 4, PNRI_Mtr1.1.1.hap1, whole genome shotgun sequence includes these proteins:
- the LOC134714070 gene encoding uncharacterized protein LOC134714070, whose translation MRDLKVTTVTTASLQLREYPKLPPHNDTAKETLVIFFSWLGASEKAISKYFELYHSLGYDILHVPGNVKHFAWPPTSVSLARTVLDYVCTELSHYRFLLIHSTSIGSYNYTSCLMEMNRNPVKYWNFNLRLVGNVFDSITYGSYERMRIGVSYGLTKSSFIRVLLQQLFALYFILTKSTTVDFYKEGMTAFNENQAEVPSIFFYCKNDPLCDHSLIDDMVLDWRKRMTPPVLSVCWDTSVHAGHLFKHKDEYLTYHTSFMEAVRNFQAEKKVKTHKFQNKAKL comes from the coding sequence ATGCGGGACCTTAAAGTTACAACTGTAACCACAGCTAGTCTTCAGTTAAGAGAATATCCGAAGTTACCCCCGCATAATGATACTGCGAAGGAAacactagttatttttttcagttggtTAGGAGCCTCAGAGAAGGCTATTTCTAAGTATTTTGAACTGTATCATTCATTAGGATATGACATTCTTCATGTCCCAGGGAATGTGAAACATTTTGCGTGGCCACCTACGTCTGTAAGTTTAGCCAGGACAGTTCTGGACTACGTATGTACAGAACTATCGCATTACCGTTTTCTTCTTATTCATAGTACATCGATCGGTTCCTATAATTACACATCGTGTCTAATGGAAATGAATAGAAACCCAGTAAAATACTGGAATTTTAATCTACGTCTAGTTGGAAATGTATTTGATAGTATTACATACGGGTCATATGAACGCATGAGAATCGGCGTATCTTATGGTCTAACTAAAAGTTCGTTCATTCGGGTACTTTTACAACAGTTATTTGCATTGTACTTTATACTTACAAAGTCTACAACGGTTGACTTCTACAAGGAAGGAATGACAGCATTCAATGAAAACCAAGCTGAAGTTCCTagtatatttttctattgtaaGAATGATCCCTTGTGCGATCATAGCCTGATTGATGATATGGTATTGGACTGGCGCAAGAGAATGACCCCGCCTGTTTTAAGTGTGTGCTGGGATACTTCTGTTCATGCTGGACATCTATTTAAACATAAAGACGAGTATCTGACTTATCATACATCATTTATGGAAGCTGTTCGCAATTTTCAAGCAGAGAAAAAAGTCAAAACACACAAATTTCAGAATAAAGCAAAACTCTGA